In one window of Coleofasciculus sp. FACHB-1120 DNA:
- a CDS encoding LysR family transcriptional regulator: protein MLENIVRIDMEFQHLSQFELRQICYFIAVVQADNNFSAAAKRLGIKQPPLSQRIQALEELLSINQKTLPVKLFDRSKRPLELTEAGQAFLIEAQQALIHLERAVSRARQASQGEIGRLIVGMNNSIANTILPEIVQEFRQRFPMVELELHECTIVQDIQLQMLKNHQLDVIFSRSPSFEQNDPTLSFQPILEEYFIVALPITHALANQMTISLKALAEEAIILPSLDVLPFYEKVVTLCREAGFEPKINQTVTATGVVALLSLVAAGVGISILPNHVQTLHREGVVYRALENAALNRQIAVVWRQENSSIVLRQFLKIIWEVTNLSLLDSW, encoded by the coding sequence ATGCTTGAGAATATAGTAAGGATAGATATGGAGTTCCAGCATCTTAGCCAATTTGAGCTTCGACAGATTTGCTACTTCATTGCAGTGGTGCAGGCTGACAACAACTTCAGCGCGGCAGCAAAGCGTTTAGGAATTAAGCAACCTCCCCTCAGCCAGAGAATTCAGGCGCTTGAAGAATTGCTGAGTATCAATCAAAAAACATTGCCAGTAAAACTTTTCGATCGCAGCAAACGTCCGCTTGAGCTAACTGAAGCGGGTCAAGCTTTCCTGATAGAAGCGCAGCAAGCATTAATTCATCTCGAGCGAGCGGTTTCTCGTGCAAGACAAGCCAGTCAGGGTGAAATAGGGCGTTTGATCGTCGGCATGAACAATTCAATTGCCAACACAATCCTGCCGGAGATCGTGCAAGAGTTTCGGCAACGATTTCCAATGGTGGAGCTAGAATTGCACGAATGCACGATCGTGCAGGATATTCAACTACAGATGCTCAAGAACCATCAATTAGACGTGATATTTTCTCGTTCTCCTAGCTTTGAGCAGAACGATCCCACTTTGAGCTTTCAACCCATTCTTGAAGAATATTTTATTGTTGCGCTGCCAATCACCCATGCTCTTGCTAACCAAATGACAATTTCTCTAAAAGCACTGGCAGAGGAGGCGATTATCTTACCTTCCCTTGATGTATTGCCTTTCTATGAAAAAGTTGTCACTCTTTGTCGGGAGGCGGGTTTTGAACCGAAAATCAATCAAACTGTTACAGCAACTGGAGTTGTCGCGCTGCTCAGCTTAGTTGCCGCAGGGGTTGGCATATCGATCTTACCCAACCATGTTCAAACGTTACACCGTGAGGGAGTCGTTTATCGAGCGCTCGAAAATGCAGCCCTAAACCGGCAGATTGCTGTTGTTTGGCGACAGGAAAATTCGTCTATTGTTTTACGTCAATTTCTCAAGATCATTTGGGAGGTAACGAACCTGTCCCTGCTAGACTCTTGGTGA
- a CDS encoding iron-containing redox enzyme family protein: protein MKVNSTLATTSSRLNREKLPPEVEAQKQAITERTVAYCNESLDRSRFFSLLQDGEITPSIMQYAFLQYQLWRDRLHQWFGLCIVKAGSCTDPDQKAAIMSLADHTFTDLQDGHSEMYLEFLHDLGLGDPEIKASRRSAATVSYERSFFDDFGYGTNNFYEALATLSGRELCVAVRNERILQYYFDARSMKHPTWLALHAELEVEHFHDAIRPAVTRYTGNSAKIAELMKAVEQGINRHVQYFEEMLHEYESR, encoded by the coding sequence ATGAAGGTAAATTCAACGCTCGCCACTACATCCAGCCGTCTAAATCGGGAAAAATTACCGCCTGAAGTCGAAGCGCAAAAGCAGGCAATAACTGAAAGAACGGTCGCCTATTGTAACGAATCGCTTGATCGCAGCCGTTTTTTCAGCCTGCTTCAAGACGGAGAAATCACCCCGTCCATCATGCAATATGCCTTCCTCCAGTACCAACTTTGGCGGGATCGTCTGCATCAGTGGTTTGGATTATGCATCGTCAAAGCCGGAAGTTGCACTGACCCAGATCAGAAAGCAGCAATCATGTCCCTAGCCGATCACACATTCACAGACTTGCAGGATGGTCATAGTGAGATGTATTTAGAATTTCTCCACGATCTAGGACTTGGCGATCCTGAAATTAAGGCATCTCGTCGGAGCGCAGCTACAGTATCGTATGAGCGCTCATTCTTTGACGACTTTGGTTATGGAACAAATAACTTTTACGAAGCCCTTGCAACCCTGAGCGGACGAGAGCTATGCGTGGCAGTACGCAATGAAAGAATTCTCCAGTATTATTTCGATGCTCGCAGCATGAAGCATCCAACCTGGCTAGCATTGCACGCAGAATTAGAAGTTGAGCATTTTCATGATGCGATTCGTCCGGCAGTGACACGATACACAGGGAATTCAGCGAAGATTGCCGAGCTGATGAAGGCAGTCGAGCAGGGGATCAACCGACATGTGCAATATTTCGAGGAGATGCTGCATGAATACGAATCCCGGTAG
- a CDS encoding DUF6632 domain-containing protein — MDKRHRYLQIALVVVGTAFLLVYPLMKIWSSGWSWQPGQSEYEQMIVGIYATLGVFLLWASRKPEAHLSLIWFTIWSSVVHGLIMAVHAIIDSAERGHLLGDVPALILVAIVLGALVPRNLLSVQE; from the coding sequence ATGGATAAGCGGCATCGGTACTTGCAAATCGCCCTTGTTGTTGTTGGAACTGCTTTTCTCCTTGTCTATCCGTTGATGAAAATCTGGTCATCGGGTTGGTCATGGCAACCAGGTCAATCTGAATACGAACAGATGATCGTTGGCATTTATGCTACGCTCGGTGTCTTTTTACTATGGGCTTCTCGAAAACCTGAAGCGCATCTGAGTTTAATCTGGTTCACTATCTGGTCGAGTGTTGTTCATGGCCTGATCATGGCAGTACACGCAATAATTGATTCTGCGGAACGTGGACATCTCTTAGGCGATGTTCCAGCATTAATCTTGGTGGCAATTGTCCTTGGTGCCCTAGTGCCCCGCAATCTGCTGTCAGTGCAGGAATAA